A DNA window from uncultured Methanoregula sp. contains the following coding sequences:
- a CDS encoding acyltransferase — MVIEDGVRVFHPEQIEIEDNVYIGHDTILKGYYRNRMSIGSHSWIGQRCFLHSAGGIQIGRSVGIGPGVCILTSVHIEQELQKPIICNDIKFSEVKIEDGCDIGVNSIILPGITVGEGSIIGAGSIVTKDIPSFCVVAGNPARLLRKRK, encoded by the coding sequence GTGGTAATTGAGGATGGGGTACGTGTATTTCACCCAGAACAGATCGAAATCGAAGACAATGTCTACATTGGTCATGATACAATTCTGAAAGGATATTATCGGAATCGAATGAGCATCGGATCTCATTCGTGGATTGGACAGCGTTGTTTTCTTCATAGCGCTGGGGGTATTCAAATAGGCAGATCCGTTGGGATAGGACCTGGGGTATGCATTTTAACCTCTGTACATATTGAGCAAGAATTACAGAAACCAATTATCTGCAATGATATAAAATTCTCTGAAGTTAAAATTGAGGATGGCTGTGATATCGGTGTCAATTCGATAATTCTGCCAGGAATTACAGTTGGGGAAGGATCGATTATCGGAGCAGGATCGATCGTCACAAAGGATATTCCGTCATTCTGTGTTGTAGCTGGCAACCCTGCAAGATTATTACGAAAAAGGAAATAA
- a CDS encoding nucleotide sugar dehydrogenase has translation MKSTLSELIKQRGPIRKIGVLGMGYVGIPAAALLADSPKFEKVYGFQRDSKSSGYKIAMLNRGESPLKGEEPGLEDLLKKVVSENKFECTSDFSKIAELDAVTLSIQTPFLNKNDLLPDFSALFDGVKNVGHYLRPGMLVVLESTITPGTTSGIAREILEQESGLKAGIDFALAHAPERVMVGRLLRNIREHDRIVGGIDDVSTRRATELYSPILTIGKVIPMSATAAEVTKTAENTFRDLQIAAINELALYCEAMGINVYDVRTGVDSLKGEGITRAMLWPGAGVGGHCLTKDTFHLERGVQVLGKGTLDYPAGEPSLYVLARHINDFMPRHMLTLTRQGLERVGKSLKGSKIALLGWAFLGNSDDARDPPSELYYDLAKEAGAEIVVHDPWVESYPGINIERDISSVIRNADAVVVFTGHNEYRNLKPLDVKSLCGKDHPVIVDGRNVIEPDAFIGAGFVYTGIGRGDKNRHKIKESL, from the coding sequence ATGAAATCCACACTTTCGGAACTGATTAAACAACGCGGCCCGATCCGGAAGATCGGCGTCCTTGGCATGGGCTATGTGGGCATTCCTGCAGCTGCCCTCCTGGCAGACTCACCAAAATTTGAAAAAGTCTATGGTTTCCAGCGGGATTCGAAGAGTTCCGGGTACAAGATAGCGATGCTGAACCGGGGCGAGAGCCCGCTGAAAGGAGAAGAGCCGGGTCTAGAGGACTTGCTGAAAAAAGTAGTCAGTGAAAACAAATTCGAGTGCACTTCTGACTTTTCAAAAATTGCAGAACTCGATGCAGTCACCCTCTCCATCCAGACCCCGTTCCTGAACAAGAACGATCTTCTCCCGGACTTCTCGGCCCTCTTTGATGGTGTGAAGAATGTCGGACACTATCTACGGCCCGGCATGCTCGTTGTCCTGGAGTCAACCATAACCCCCGGCACTACCAGCGGCATTGCACGGGAGATCCTGGAGCAGGAGTCCGGCCTGAAAGCAGGCATTGATTTTGCGCTTGCCCATGCACCGGAGCGGGTGATGGTTGGCCGGCTCCTCCGCAATATCCGGGAGCACGACCGGATCGTTGGCGGTATCGATGATGTGAGTACGAGACGTGCAACCGAATTGTATTCCCCGATCCTCACTATTGGCAAAGTTATCCCTATGAGCGCAACTGCAGCGGAAGTGACCAAGACCGCTGAGAACACGTTCCGGGATCTCCAGATCGCTGCCATCAACGAGCTTGCGCTCTACTGCGAAGCCATGGGGATCAATGTGTACGATGTCCGGACCGGTGTCGACAGCCTCAAGGGGGAGGGGATTACCCGGGCCATGCTCTGGCCGGGGGCCGGTGTCGGGGGGCACTGCCTGACCAAGGACACGTTCCACCTGGAGCGGGGAGTTCAGGTTCTTGGCAAAGGTACACTCGATTATCCGGCCGGCGAACCCTCGCTGTATGTCCTGGCCCGGCATATCAATGACTTCATGCCCCGTCACATGCTCACACTCACACGGCAGGGACTGGAGCGAGTCGGGAAATCCCTGAAAGGATCGAAAATTGCCCTCCTTGGTTGGGCCTTTCTTGGGAATTCTGACGATGCACGGGATCCCCCGTCCGAGTTGTACTACGATCTGGCAAAGGAAGCCGGAGCCGAAATAGTAGTACACGATCCTTGGGTTGAATCGTACCCGGGGATCAACATTGAACGTGATATCTCTTCGGTGATCAGGAATGCGGATGCGGTTGTTGTATTTACCGGTCATAATGAGTACAGGAACCTCAAACCGCTCGATGTTAAGTCCCTGTGCGGGAAGGATCACCCGGTAATCGTGGATGGCAGGAATGTTATTGAACCGGATGCGTTTATAGGCGCAGGTTTTGTGTACACGGGGATTGGAAGAGGGGATAAGAACAGACATAAGATTAAGGAATCCTTATGA
- a CDS encoding glycosyltransferase, translating to MEIGIRRYESQIILKLPRKMNKSSIDYGKIMEKKQKPNLLLLSPNRNSIYKTERVFKDSLNEFFCVTPLGPGYVSIHEFEQRLNMYLIGELDFDLVVCDIFLYFYPFNLKTYENPHQSPSFSFNAKKYFNGISDLECSIIENNINKLILKSSKPVFIYMITSDYYAYSIDRINKMNESSKNLFFLCFGDQDIIKPLKDLPNAKHEFFFERINDNFANYIKDNPEKIIPLPHMIGIDEFLFPNKKKFEWLVPGAHYYYRKKIRNALINAGIKCPNAPWINRFLLLLIRCLHLPSQFLSHDYIRDIYYNEFQKQISKSWCTYTCGSVLDWPVRKYFEISTFGSLLVCRPFQGFEKLGFVDGENCIICDEHNIDDIIDKVKNRDFVMQITLEGQKMIKEKHSANVRVRQFYNTFLQIQQKNFRRFFWSAGDLFCELNDGTTKKM from the coding sequence ATGGAAATCGGAATAAGGAGATATGAATCCCAGATAATTTTGAAATTGCCTCGAAAAATGAATAAATCTTCAATAGATTATGGTAAAATTATGGAAAAAAAACAAAAACCCAATTTACTCTTGCTCTCACCAAATAGAAATTCAATTTATAAAACTGAACGTGTATTCAAAGATTCATTAAATGAATTTTTTTGTGTAACGCCTCTTGGTCCTGGATATGTCTCAATTCATGAGTTTGAACAGAGACTAAATATGTATCTGATCGGCGAACTGGATTTTGATCTTGTCGTTTGTGATATATTTCTATATTTCTACCCATTTAATCTAAAAACTTATGAGAATCCCCATCAATCGCCGTCATTTAGTTTCAATGCTAAAAAATATTTTAACGGCATAAGTGATCTTGAATGTTCAATAATTGAAAATAATATTAATAAATTAATTCTTAAATCAAGTAAACCCGTCTTTATCTATATGATAACCTCTGATTACTATGCATATTCAATTGATAGGATAAATAAAATGAATGAATCCTCAAAAAATTTATTTTTCTTATGCTTTGGTGATCAGGATATAATTAAACCTTTAAAGGATTTACCCAATGCGAAACATGAGTTTTTTTTTGAAAGGATTAATGATAATTTCGCCAATTATATCAAAGATAATCCGGAAAAAATAATTCCCCTCCCTCATATGATCGGAATTGATGAGTTTTTGTTCCCAAACAAAAAGAAATTCGAATGGTTAGTCCCTGGTGCACATTATTATTATCGAAAAAAAATTAGGAACGCTCTAATTAACGCTGGAATTAAATGTCCAAATGCGCCGTGGATAAATCGATTTTTATTATTATTGATTAGATGTTTGCATTTACCTAGTCAATTTTTATCACATGATTATATAAGAGATATTTATTATAACGAATTTCAGAAACAAATTAGTAAATCATGGTGTACATATACCTGCGGAAGTGTTTTAGATTGGCCTGTACGAAAATATTTTGAAATTTCTACTTTTGGCTCATTATTAGTTTGCAGACCGTTTCAAGGGTTTGAAAAATTGGGATTCGTTGATGGAGAAAACTGCATCATTTGTGATGAACATAACATAGATGACATAATAGATAAAGTCAAAAACAGAGATTTTGTGATGCAAATAACCTTGGAAGGTCAAAAAATGATAAAAGAAAAGCATTCTGCAAATGTTAGGGTTAGACAATTTTATAATACATTTTTACAGATTCAACAAAAAAATTTCCGTAGGTTTTTTTGGTCTGCCGGTGATTTGTTTTGTGAATTGAATGATGGAACTACAAAAAAAATGTAA
- a CDS encoding NAD-dependent epimerase/dehydratase family protein, with the protein MAIENKLFKNKCFFLSGGAGFIGTKIIERIIEDNEVIVYDTLQRNSLKDTSYANHPNLTIIKGDVLDSEKVKKSMQGSNIIIHLAAIAGIDTVIKSPTKTMNVNYIGTSNMLEAARNLENVERFIDFSTSEVYGSYAYCMGEESCTSMGAVGTARWTYAVSKLAAEHLSHSYHSEFGIPVISLRPFNIFGPGQIGEGAIHNFIKKAILNETIIVHGDGDQIRSWCYIDDMVDGIFLCLENERAVGETFNIGNPRNTITILSLAEKVIEILDSKSNIQHVPKPSVDVELRIPNIENAKNVLNYTPKIDLNEGIRRTGNWYISVMNR; encoded by the coding sequence ATGGCAATTGAGAACAAGTTATTTAAAAATAAGTGTTTTTTTCTATCTGGCGGTGCCGGATTTATTGGAACGAAAATTATTGAACGGATAATTGAAGATAACGAAGTAATCGTATATGATACCTTACAAAGAAATTCATTAAAAGACACCTCTTATGCGAATCATCCAAATCTTACAATAATTAAAGGGGATGTCCTCGATAGCGAAAAAGTAAAAAAATCCATGCAAGGATCAAACATAATTATTCATCTTGCGGCGATTGCAGGTATTGATACTGTGATAAAGAGCCCGACTAAAACGATGAATGTCAATTATATTGGCACCAGCAATATGCTTGAGGCAGCGCGTAATTTGGAAAACGTCGAGAGATTTATTGATTTTTCAACCAGTGAAGTATACGGCTCGTATGCCTATTGCATGGGAGAAGAAAGTTGTACGTCCATGGGTGCAGTTGGTACTGCACGATGGACCTATGCAGTGAGTAAACTTGCGGCAGAACATTTATCCCATAGTTATCATTCAGAATTCGGTATTCCGGTTATTTCCTTACGTCCTTTTAACATATTTGGACCTGGTCAAATTGGTGAGGGTGCTATACATAATTTCATCAAAAAAGCAATCCTGAATGAGACTATCATTGTTCATGGGGATGGGGATCAAATCCGGTCTTGGTGTTATATTGATGATATGGTCGATGGAATCTTCCTTTGTCTTGAGAATGAGCGAGCTGTCGGGGAAACATTCAATATTGGAAATCCGAGAAATACAATAACCATATTAAGCCTTGCAGAAAAAGTAATCGAGATTTTAGATTCGAAAAGCAATATCCAGCATGTTCCTAAGCCTTCTGTAGATGTGGAATTAAGGATTCCAAACATTGAAAATGCAAAAAATGTATTGAATTATACTCCAAAAATTGATCTTAATGAAGGGATTCGAAGAACCGGTAATTGGTATATTAGTGTAATGAATAGATGA
- a CDS encoding Coenzyme F420 hydrogenase/dehydrogenase, beta subunit C-terminal domain: MTGEYLCLSCGACSVICRQNSISYRETTGGFLFPEIDPLSCINCGLCYEICPGIHFNESLINQMPVDPFIGNIISCSVGKAKDKIIFQNSQSGGITTALVVYLLEKAKIHGAIVATMQDSHHGKAIIATSLNELIPTQKSKYIPITMLSILTDVNKIKGPVAFVGLPCQIHGLNNLLDRFPNLESKIFIKIGLICDRVQTNAVIDFFSHKATKYPIKNLTFRDKNKPSYPGNLVITNEEGVEIILDSSVRMEMKDFFTPPRCRLCFDKLNVFADVVLGDPHGIKGIDNINGETLILTRTKKGDDMINFAKNDGWINIRSIDTQSAIDGQKISDKKIMWSAYIQSWRQLGRRIPDYPKRILSFAENKRDVIKKHKMDLLQGINLDKFSTRPAIIRAAERWLLKRKIMRMLNMPFTILRNILLNIIVKKGKI; this comes from the coding sequence GTGACAGGAGAATACCTCTGTCTGAGTTGTGGTGCGTGTTCTGTAATATGCAGACAAAATTCAATATCATATCGCGAAACTACTGGCGGTTTTCTTTTTCCTGAAATTGATCCACTATCTTGTATAAATTGCGGATTGTGCTATGAAATATGCCCAGGTATCCATTTCAATGAGTCGTTAATTAATCAAATGCCCGTTGATCCATTTATTGGTAATATTATTTCCTGCAGTGTCGGTAAAGCCAAAGATAAAATAATTTTCCAAAATTCTCAAAGTGGTGGCATAACAACAGCATTAGTAGTTTATTTGTTAGAAAAAGCGAAAATTCACGGCGCAATTGTAGCAACGATGCAAGATTCACATCATGGGAAGGCAATTATTGCAACATCGTTAAATGAATTAATTCCTACCCAAAAATCAAAATATATTCCGATCACAATGTTATCAATACTCACCGATGTAAATAAAATTAAAGGACCCGTTGCATTTGTCGGTTTACCATGTCAAATTCATGGTTTAAATAATCTTTTAGATCGTTTCCCGAATCTAGAATCAAAAATATTTATTAAGATCGGTTTGATTTGTGATCGAGTTCAGACAAACGCGGTTATTGATTTTTTCAGTCACAAAGCAACAAAATACCCAATAAAAAATCTGACCTTTCGGGACAAAAACAAACCTTCTTATCCCGGGAATCTTGTAATTACGAATGAGGAGGGAGTTGAAATTATTTTAGATTCATCAGTGAGAATGGAAATGAAAGACTTTTTCACTCCCCCGAGATGCCGACTGTGTTTTGACAAACTTAATGTTTTTGCAGATGTAGTTCTCGGTGATCCTCATGGGATTAAAGGAATCGACAACATTAATGGCGAAACATTAATTCTTACTCGCACAAAAAAAGGAGATGATATGATTAATTTTGCAAAAAATGATGGTTGGATTAACATTAGATCTATCGATACCCAATCCGCGATTGATGGGCAAAAAATTTCTGATAAAAAGATAATGTGGTCGGCTTATATACAATCATGGCGACAATTGGGGAGAAGAATCCCCGACTATCCTAAAAGAATCTTATCTTTTGCTGAAAATAAAAGAGATGTGATAAAAAAACATAAAATGGATCTTTTACAGGGTATAAACCTTGATAAATTTTCAACGAGACCAGCAATTATCAGGGCTGCTGAAAGGTGGTTACTTAAGCGAAAAATTATGCGTATGTTAAATATGCCATTTACAATATTGAGGAATATCTTACTAAATATCATTGTGAAAAAGGGAAAGATATGA
- a CDS encoding DegT/DnrJ/EryC1/StrS family aminotransferase produces the protein MKEIPLARPFFDNEEISEIKGVLESGWVTQGPKVKEFEEGIKRKIKSKHAIAVTNCTDALHLALLCSGISSGDEVLVADYTFPATGHAVLYCGAKPIFVDINPKTYNIDPGNIESLITNKTKAIIPVHTFGQPAYMDEINDIAGKYNLLVIEDAACALGALYKGKYAGTMGDIGCFSFHARKGITTGEGGMLVTNDDNFAAKARYLSTFGMKVRSQINGIFSIPEFVDLGYNYKMSDITAAVGVVQLRRLDAIIERKQALAQYLDDQLDEIEGITKPYIDPNTFSIYQAYVALVNQKINRNKLIQSLKLKGIQTQIGTYASHIQPVYSSKNVCPNSKHIFDTAIALPLYYSMTKDDIDYVCDNLKKCLEDNNGN, from the coding sequence ATGAAAGAGATCCCTTTAGCTAGACCCTTTTTTGATAACGAGGAAATTTCTGAGATTAAAGGGGTTCTTGAGTCCGGGTGGGTGACTCAAGGTCCAAAAGTGAAAGAGTTTGAAGAAGGTATAAAAAGAAAAATTAAGTCAAAACATGCGATTGCGGTCACGAATTGTACCGATGCACTTCATCTTGCGCTTCTTTGTTCTGGAATCTCATCAGGAGATGAAGTTTTAGTTGCAGATTATACATTTCCAGCTACAGGTCACGCAGTACTTTATTGCGGTGCAAAACCGATTTTTGTTGATATTAATCCAAAAACTTATAATATAGATCCCGGAAATATTGAATCCCTTATTACCAACAAAACCAAGGCTATTATTCCGGTGCACACATTTGGGCAACCAGCCTATATGGATGAAATTAATGATATTGCGGGGAAATATAACCTTTTGGTTATTGAAGATGCAGCATGTGCACTAGGTGCATTATATAAAGGGAAGTATGCCGGCACTATGGGCGATATTGGTTGTTTCTCATTTCATGCAAGAAAGGGAATTACAACCGGCGAGGGTGGAATGCTTGTTACAAATGATGATAATTTTGCAGCAAAAGCCCGGTATTTATCAACATTTGGTATGAAGGTTAGATCTCAAATAAATGGAATATTCTCTATCCCGGAATTTGTTGATCTTGGATACAATTATAAAATGAGTGATATTACAGCGGCAGTTGGGGTTGTCCAATTACGTCGACTAGATGCGATAATTGAGCGAAAACAAGCCCTTGCTCAATATTTGGACGATCAATTGGATGAAATTGAAGGGATTACAAAGCCTTACATTGATCCTAACACATTTTCTATTTATCAGGCTTATGTTGCACTTGTCAATCAAAAAATAAACCGGAATAAATTGATCCAGAGTCTTAAACTAAAAGGTATTCAGACGCAAATTGGAACATATGCATCGCATATTCAGCCTGTATATTCATCCAAGAATGTTTGTCCGAATTCAAAACATATTTTTGATACAGCAATCGCATTACCCCTGTATTATTCGATGACTAAAGATGATATTGATTATGTTTGTGATAACTTGAAAAAATGTCTGGAGGATAACAATGGCAATTGA
- a CDS encoding ABC transporter ATP-binding protein, with protein sequence MLYFLFKPHKKLLVTYLLVLILFSAMDVFRVALIYPIINYGLNVNENISFFTRIFQFIIPMGINPFLAAAILLAVMTILVAIVEVLVAYLASLTYTTVRDTTDRRVFTTLRNKPFGYFAKHKQGDLVYIGQIAVDQTGNTIYNFVLFIQNLFLCLFYLSFIFLVSLEGSIIVILLGFTFIFLIKMTIFTKIYHHSSLLNKAGKTKTVIYNEFISGIKSIFITDSFDFWTRKYDTAVKNLFKSNTKVQYLQRIPSIINNFIMFLVIAVGAIGLYYFTGGNFLPYIGTFGIFLLAIYRIVPALNACQTYYGSILRFLPGVESVYLLLKEGENLSEEGKNELKKDFEFHNQISFKNVNFRYNEGLKNTINDLSFDIQKNSKIAIVGNSGAGKTTVANLLALLYEPTTGEILVDGIKIKNFNKSGYLRNLGYLGQETFIFHDTIRENIRFGLDCTDEKIVESAKLADAHDFIMATSEGYNTIIGDQGIKLSGGQRQRIAIARILLRNPKILVLDEATSSLDNRSEQRVMDAIDRVSKDMTVITIAHRLSTVQNANVVYVMKDGRICESGDHKELIKKGGEYYQLYTKQSDSNV encoded by the coding sequence ATGTTATATTTTTTATTTAAACCTCATAAAAAATTATTAGTTACATATTTGTTAGTTTTAATCCTTTTTAGTGCAATGGATGTATTCAGAGTCGCGTTGATATATCCTATTATAAATTATGGACTAAATGTAAATGAAAATATCTCCTTTTTCACTCGAATTTTCCAGTTTATCATTCCTATGGGTATAAATCCATTTTTAGCAGCTGCTATTCTTCTTGCAGTAATGACTATTTTGGTCGCAATCGTTGAGGTTTTAGTTGCGTATCTTGCAAGTTTGACATATACTACAGTGAGAGATACTACCGATAGGCGAGTCTTTACAACCCTGAGAAACAAACCTTTTGGATATTTTGCGAAACATAAGCAAGGTGATCTGGTATATATTGGACAAATAGCTGTTGATCAGACGGGAAATACAATATATAATTTCGTCCTTTTTATACAAAATCTGTTCCTTTGTTTATTTTATCTATCATTCATATTTTTAGTCTCTTTGGAAGGAAGTATTATTGTCATATTGTTAGGTTTTACATTTATATTTCTCATTAAAATGACAATATTTACTAAAATTTATCATCATAGTTCTCTTTTAAACAAGGCTGGAAAGACAAAAACGGTTATCTATAATGAATTTATTTCAGGGATTAAATCGATATTTATCACCGATTCTTTTGATTTTTGGACTCGAAAATATGATACTGCTGTTAAAAACCTATTCAAGAGTAATACAAAAGTCCAATATCTTCAACGAATTCCGAGCATCATTAATAATTTTATCATGTTCCTAGTAATCGCTGTCGGTGCGATCGGGCTCTACTATTTTACTGGTGGAAATTTTCTACCCTACATTGGAACATTCGGAATTTTTTTACTGGCGATTTACAGGATAGTCCCTGCTTTGAATGCTTGTCAGACATACTATGGCTCAATATTGCGGTTCCTCCCTGGAGTAGAATCAGTTTATCTGCTCTTAAAAGAGGGGGAAAACCTGTCTGAAGAAGGAAAAAATGAATTAAAAAAAGATTTCGAATTCCATAATCAAATCTCGTTTAAGAATGTAAATTTTAGGTATAACGAAGGATTGAAAAATACGATCAATGATTTATCTTTTGATATTCAAAAAAATTCGAAGATTGCAATTGTAGGTAACTCTGGTGCAGGAAAGACGACCGTTGCCAATCTTCTTGCGCTCTTGTATGAACCTACCACTGGTGAGATTCTTGTCGATGGGATAAAGATCAAAAACTTTAATAAATCCGGATATTTGAGAAATCTGGGCTATCTCGGCCAAGAGACCTTTATCTTTCATGATACGATCAGGGAGAATATCAGATTCGGCCTAGATTGTACCGACGAAAAGATTGTTGAATCTGCAAAATTAGCTGATGCGCATGATTTTATAATGGCAACATCTGAGGGTTACAATACCATTATCGGAGATCAGGGAATAAAACTTTCGGGAGGGCAACGCCAAAGAATTGCTATCGCTAGGATATTACTGAGAAATCCCAAAATTTTAGTTCTTGATGAAGCTACAAGTTCCTTGGATAATCGATCTGAACAACGAGTCATGGATGCAATTGATCGTGTCTCAAAAGACATGACGGTAATAACAATTGCTCATAGATTATCCACTGTTCAAAATGCGAATGTTGTATATGTTATGAAAGATGGTAGAATTTGTGAATCTGGTGATCATAAAGAATTGATTAAGAAGGGCGGGGAATATTACCAACTCTACACGAAACAAAGCGATTCAAATGTATAA